A window of the Dehalococcoidia bacterium genome harbors these coding sequences:
- a CDS encoding enoyl-CoA hydratase-related protein, which translates to MEYIEFRKKYNIGYITLNRPDTGNTVSRAFAEELKDVSRQINDDEAIRVVIIAGSAGTFSRGGNVGDPESLLAADMASKAIAGLHVPVIAAIDGYALEAGLELALAADIRIAAEGSQFGLPEVACGSIPAGGGTQRLPRIVGKSKALEMILTADIIDANEAYRVGLVNRVVPSAGLAASVEALAEKIASKGPIAERYGKEAISKGMDMTLGQGLGLEADLSFLLQSTQDRAEGIDAFLKKRTPEFKGE; encoded by the coding sequence ATGGAATACATCGAATTCAGAAAAAAATACAACATCGGATACATTACCTTGAACCGCCCCGATACCGGTAATACCGTGAGCCGGGCATTTGCCGAGGAGTTGAAGGATGTATCTCGCCAGATCAACGACGATGAAGCGATCAGAGTGGTCATCATCGCCGGGTCTGCAGGGACATTCTCCCGCGGTGGCAACGTTGGCGATCCGGAGAGTCTGCTCGCTGCTGACATGGCTTCCAAAGCGATTGCAGGGCTGCATGTTCCGGTTATTGCGGCGATCGACGGATATGCCCTGGAGGCCGGATTAGAACTGGCGCTGGCTGCCGATATCAGGATTGCCGCAGAGGGGTCGCAGTTTGGGCTGCCGGAGGTCGCTTGCGGCTCCATTCCCGCCGGGGGAGGAACGCAACGGTTGCCGCGGATCGTGGGCAAGAGCAAGGCGCTGGAGATGATCCTTACCGCCGATATCATTGATGCCAACGAGGCGTATCGGGTGGGGTTGGTCAACAGGGTGGTTCCTTCGGCTGGACTTGCTGCCTCTGTTGAGGCGCTGGCGGAGAAGATCGCTTCCAAGGGGCCGATTGCCGAGCGTTACGGCAAAGAGGCGATCAGCAAGGGAATGGATATGACTCTTGGTCAGGGGCTCGGATTGGAGGCTGATCTCTCGTTCCTCTTGCAGAGCACCCAAGACCGGGCCGAGGGCATCGACGCCTTTTTGAAAAAGCGAACTCCGGAGTTTAAGGGGGAATGA
- a CDS encoding 4Fe-4S binding protein, which translates to MADLTWKEIETGNIVSQPGNAKSYRTGDWRSERPIRDQSKCNKCGLCWIYCPEAAIHPIEDGLFETNLFFCKGCGICMVECPKQVIKMVEEEE; encoded by the coding sequence ATGGCTGACTTGACGTGGAAGGAAATAGAAACCGGCAATATTGTAAGCCAGCCCGGAAACGCCAAATCGTACCGCACCGGCGATTGGCGCTCGGAGAGACCCATCCGAGATCAGTCCAAATGCAACAAGTGCGGTTTGTGCTGGATATACTGCCCGGAAGCCGCAATTCATCCCATAGAAGACGGCCTTTTTGAAACCAATCTGTTCTTCTGCAAGGGATGCGGCATCTGCATGGTGGAATGCCCAAAACAGGTGATCAAGATGGTCGAGGAGGAAGAGTGA
- the porA gene encoding pyruvate ferredoxin oxidoreductase: MAKGKRVGMEGSIAIAEAVKLADTDVVAAYPITPQTHIVESLAEMVANGELDAEYIPVESEHSAMSACLGSSAVGARTFTATAGQGLELMHEALYIAASSRLPIVMAVANRALSAPLSVWGDHSDVMAVRETGWIQVFAENGQEAHDLTFWAFRVAEDPEVLFPVMVHVDGFNLSHVTEPLFLRDKADVDKFLPPNKYPTPLHPDKPVTMGAFGPPAIYTETKKAQDVAFMKSKKTILKGFKEFAKIFGPTYSPIETYQAEDADTLLITMGSLSETASVAIDTMRKAGKKVGQLKIRLWRPFPLDEFRKAVSNAKTLIVFDRALAFGGQVGPVCSEVKSALYGEANMPKVASFIGGLGGRDVTAKEFEYMITQGMKVAGKQTEYEMIGVRE; the protein is encoded by the coding sequence ATGGCCAAGGGTAAAAGAGTTGGAATGGAGGGCTCCATTGCTATCGCTGAGGCAGTGAAGCTGGCCGATACGGATGTCGTCGCCGCATATCCCATCACTCCGCAGACTCACATCGTGGAGAGCCTGGCGGAGATGGTGGCTAACGGAGAGCTGGATGCCGAGTATATCCCGGTGGAATCCGAGCATTCAGCAATGAGCGCCTGCCTGGGATCTTCGGCAGTCGGAGCGCGCACGTTCACCGCCACCGCCGGACAGGGACTGGAGCTGATGCATGAAGCGCTTTACATCGCAGCCTCTTCCCGCTTACCGATCGTGATGGCTGTGGCCAATCGAGCCCTCTCTGCACCACTGAGCGTCTGGGGAGACCACTCAGACGTGATGGCGGTCCGGGAAACGGGCTGGATTCAGGTTTTCGCCGAGAACGGTCAGGAAGCTCACGACCTGACTTTCTGGGCATTTCGCGTCGCGGAGGACCCGGAGGTTTTATTCCCGGTGATGGTTCATGTGGACGGCTTCAACCTTTCCCATGTGACCGAGCCCCTTTTCCTGAGAGATAAGGCAGATGTGGATAAGTTCCTTCCCCCGAACAAATATCCCACACCTCTGCATCCGGATAAGCCGGTCACCATGGGCGCCTTTGGGCCGCCCGCCATCTACACCGAAACCAAGAAGGCCCAGGATGTGGCCTTTATGAAATCAAAAAAGACAATCCTGAAGGGATTCAAAGAGTTCGCCAAAATCTTCGGCCCTACGTATTCGCCCATTGAGACGTATCAAGCTGAAGATGCAGACACTCTCCTCATCACCATGGGCAGCCTGAGCGAAACGGCCAGCGTGGCCATCGACACCATGAGAAAAGCCGGCAAGAAAGTCGGCCAGCTGAAAATCCGCCTGTGGAGGCCTTTCCCGCTGGATGAGTTCCGGAAGGCGGTGAGCAACGCCAAGACTTTGATCGTATTTGATCGCGCCCTCGCTTTCGGAGGGCAAGTGGGACCGGTTTGCTCTGAGGTCAAATCAGCGCTCTACGGCGAAGCCAACATGCCAAAGGTGGCAAGCTTTATCGGCGGCCTGGGCGGTCGCGACGTCACCGCCAAGGAATTCGAGTACATGATCACGCAAGGCATGAAGGTCGCCGGAAAACAGACAGAATACGAGATGATAGGGGTGCGAGAATGA
- a CDS encoding Sir2 family NAD-dependent protein deacetylase codes for MPSENLDQLIQKAADLIVKSKRIVVFTGAGISTESGIPDFRSPGGIWTKYDPDEFTYQAFVSSHDIRKKHWQFFESSKLASPAQPNAAHYALSEMEKMGKLDCIITQNVDELHQKAGNSPEIVFQLHGNMSRVKCLGCGKMLPMDEVQARVKRGEDVPYCQGCGGILKPDGVFFGEQLPAVVLSEASIRSRKCDLCIVIGSSLVVYPAAFMPQYALQSGAKLVIVNRDSTDLDGRADVCIHAGAGETMTRLVDKVKKQSDFT; via the coding sequence ATGCCAAGTGAGAATCTTGATCAACTCATCCAGAAAGCTGCCGATCTCATCGTCAAATCCAAGCGGATTGTGGTCTTCACTGGTGCCGGGATCAGCACGGAATCGGGAATTCCTGATTTTCGCAGCCCGGGAGGAATCTGGACCAAGTATGATCCCGATGAATTCACCTATCAGGCGTTTGTTTCCAGCCACGATATTCGCAAAAAGCACTGGCAGTTTTTCGAGTCGAGCAAGCTGGCAAGCCCGGCCCAGCCGAACGCCGCTCATTATGCCCTGTCCGAAATGGAGAAAATGGGCAAGCTCGACTGCATCATCACCCAGAACGTCGATGAGCTTCATCAGAAAGCGGGGAATTCGCCTGAGATCGTCTTTCAACTTCATGGGAATATGAGTCGGGTGAAGTGCCTGGGTTGTGGCAAGATGCTCCCCATGGACGAAGTTCAGGCGAGGGTGAAGAGAGGTGAGGATGTTCCTTATTGCCAGGGTTGCGGCGGCATTCTCAAGCCGGATGGCGTCTTCTTTGGGGAGCAGTTACCGGCGGTGGTGCTTTCTGAAGCGAGTATCCGCTCGCGGAAGTGCGATCTCTGCATCGTTATCGGCTCATCCCTGGTGGTTTACCCGGCGGCATTCATGCCTCAATATGCCCTCCAGTCGGGTGCAAAGCTCGTCATTGTCAATCGGGACTCCACCGATCTGGACGGCCGGGCCGATGTTTGCATCCATGCCGGAGCGGGAGAGACCATGACCCGGTTGGTCGATAAGGTAAAGAAACAAAGTGACTTTACATAA
- the porB gene encoding pyruvate synthase subunit PorB — protein MTQATVKIGKREITTDELFASGHRGCIGCGEMLAVRLTMKALGRDVVISNATGCIEIVSSPLPTTSWEVPWIHTLFENTAAVASGVESGLKVMMRKGRIPQKQIHSIAIAGDGATSDIGFQALSGALERGHDFVYICFDNEAYMNTGIQRSSSTPYGASTTTAPVGKKSIGQTTQKKNMPEIAVAHGIPYVATACASYPFDLMEKVKKAADVKGPAYVHVFSVCDTGWRIPTNQSVAVGRMAVQSGVFPLYEVENGKYKLNIDPTLKPVADYLKKQGRFRHLSDAEIQKIQERVTSEYAKLKEKVARSQAPSA, from the coding sequence ATGACACAGGCTACTGTCAAAATCGGAAAGCGCGAAATCACCACTGATGAACTTTTTGCCTCCGGTCACAGAGGATGTATCGGTTGCGGGGAAATGCTGGCGGTGCGATTGACGATGAAAGCCCTCGGCAGAGATGTGGTCATCTCCAATGCCACCGGATGCATCGAAATCGTTTCATCCCCCTTGCCGACCACCTCTTGGGAGGTCCCGTGGATTCATACCCTGTTCGAGAATACGGCTGCCGTGGCCTCCGGCGTGGAATCGGGATTGAAGGTGATGATGAGGAAGGGGCGCATCCCCCAGAAGCAGATTCACTCCATTGCCATTGCCGGTGACGGCGCTACGTCCGATATCGGGTTCCAGGCTCTTTCAGGCGCGCTGGAAAGAGGGCACGATTTCGTCTACATCTGCTTCGATAACGAAGCTTACATGAATACCGGAATCCAGCGCTCCAGTTCCACTCCGTATGGCGCTTCCACCACCACTGCGCCAGTGGGCAAAAAGAGCATCGGCCAGACCACTCAGAAAAAGAATATGCCGGAGATCGCTGTGGCCCACGGCATTCCCTATGTAGCCACAGCCTGCGCCAGCTATCCCTTCGACCTGATGGAGAAAGTCAAGAAGGCAGCCGACGTCAAAGGCCCAGCTTATGTACACGTCTTTTCCGTTTGCGATACCGGATGGCGGATTCCCACTAACCAGAGCGTCGCTGTCGGTCGGATGGCGGTACAGTCTGGCGTCTTCCCTCTCTACGAGGTGGAGAACGGCAAGTACAAGCTGAATATAGATCCCACGCTGAAGCCAGTGGCCGACTACCTCAAGAAACAAGGTCGCTTCCGCCACCTCTCCGACGCCGAGATTCAAAAGATTCAGGAGAGAGTGACTAGCGAGTACGCCAAGCTGAAAGAGAAGGTCGCTAGAAGCCAGGCTCCATCAGCCTAG
- a CDS encoding enoyl-CoA hydratase/isomerase family protein, giving the protein MMGAFENIIYEKNEGIATITLNRPKALNAVNIKMRDELYEVLPAIKDDDEVLVTIVKGAGEKAFSAGADISEFGTVPSQTIGRQVRWERDLWGMFLSVQKPMIAAIHGFALGAGIEMAMCCDIRIVSEDAQFGLPEANLGMVPTAGGSQTMPRLVLQGMVSEIVLTAERINAFEALRIGLVSRVVPRANLLTEAEALARRIMCYDPRAVRYAKEAITRGLDLPLAEGLEMEQRIAKRFR; this is encoded by the coding sequence ATGATGGGCGCCTTCGAGAATATTATCTACGAGAAAAATGAAGGCATCGCTACCATCACGCTCAATCGGCCCAAAGCGCTCAATGCCGTCAACATCAAGATGCGGGACGAGCTTTACGAAGTCCTTCCGGCGATCAAGGATGACGACGAGGTGCTGGTGACGATCGTCAAGGGCGCTGGAGAGAAAGCCTTTTCCGCCGGGGCCGATATCTCCGAATTCGGCACTGTACCTTCTCAGACAATCGGTAGGCAGGTGCGCTGGGAGCGAGACCTCTGGGGCATGTTTTTGAGCGTTCAAAAGCCGATGATCGCCGCCATTCACGGTTTTGCCCTGGGGGCGGGGATTGAGATGGCGATGTGCTGCGACATCCGTATCGTCTCTGAAGATGCCCAGTTCGGCCTTCCGGAAGCCAACCTTGGCATGGTTCCCACCGCCGGAGGCAGCCAGACGATGCCCCGGCTGGTACTGCAGGGAATGGTTTCTGAAATCGTTCTTACTGCCGAGCGCATCAATGCTTTCGAGGCTTTGCGGATCGGACTGGTGAGTCGAGTGGTGCCGCGTGCCAATCTTCTCACCGAGGCCGAGGCTTTGGCGCGTCGGATCATGTGCTATGACCCCAGGGCCGTCCGATATGCCAAGGAGGCGATCACCAGAGGATTAGACCTGCCGCTCGCCGAGGGGTTGGAGATGGAACAGCGGATTGCTAAAAGATTCCGGTAG
- a CDS encoding epoxyqueuosine reductase QueH, giving the protein MESILNGLLADLAEGVVASILLHSCCGPCATYTVKSLREHDFEVSACWYNPNVHPFTEHQKRLESMRALAEKVNLPLTIIEGYDMIDFFRAVVGHESERCADCYRLRLGKTAQLAREKGFDAFTTSLLISPYQKHDLLKEIGEEVGRQNGVEFYYQDFRGGFRESRRMAQELGLYLQKYCGCVYSEWERYGKVKIT; this is encoded by the coding sequence GTGGCTTCGATTCTCCTGCATTCGTGTTGTGGCCCCTGCGCGACTTATACGGTCAAATCGCTTCGGGAGCATGATTTTGAAGTCAGCGCCTGCTGGTATAACCCGAACGTTCATCCGTTCACCGAGCACCAGAAGCGTCTGGAATCGATGCGGGCCCTAGCTGAAAAAGTGAACTTGCCGCTGACGATCATCGAAGGCTACGACATGATCGATTTCTTTCGTGCGGTGGTCGGCCACGAATCTGAACGGTGTGCCGATTGCTATCGCCTGCGATTAGGGAAGACGGCGCAACTGGCCCGCGAAAAAGGCTTCGATGCGTTTACCACTTCTCTGCTGATCAGCCCCTATCAGAAGCATGATCTGCTCAAGGAAATCGGTGAAGAGGTTGGCCGTCAGAATGGAGTGGAGTTCTATTATCAGGACTTTCGCGGCGGATTTCGGGAGAGCCGCCGCATGGCTCAGGAGTTGGGGCTTTACCTGCAAAAGTATTGCGGTTGTGTTTACAGCGAGTGGGAGAGATACGGCAAGGTGAAAATCACGTAG